The Candidatus Dormiibacterota bacterium genome contains a region encoding:
- a CDS encoding glucose-6-phosphate isomerase — protein MRRSGPIEPFRIPARDVRLLGYAPAVARRVATLSAGRFAAKMFRGDPSPWTSDPAARRIVKNRLGWLRSPQEMLREVPRLEAFAASARGDGMRHAVLLGMGGSSLCVEVFRRVFPPPAGFPEIIVLDSTVPGAVRRVESDIDPARTLFVVSSKSGTTGETLALQSYFWEKMRRLRGDLAGRHFVAITDPGTPLSAEASARAYRATFHNPPDIGGRYSALSYFGLLPAALGGADIAAILRSALLMLDACGPAAAASDNPGLMLGAALGVLARRGRDKVVLAVDPGLRPFGLWIEQLLAESTGKEGRGLVPVEAPASPADARATLLGPDRVAVVMTLGRKSTAGPPAGRGGARTPTVVLRLRDRFDLGAAMVQWEIATAVAGAVLGVNPFDEPNVAESKTNTAAALAEFDATGGLREEEPALAEGRARVFLGGIKLPSRGPATLSAAVGSLLGRRRRGDYMAVLAFVDPGSRSPRAALETIRSLLLEATGCAVTLGYGPRYLHSTGQLHKGGPNRGLFIQIVPDDTMVLPIPGTPHDFETFKQAQGLGDYLSLKRRGRRIVRLCSPDDAAGALRTLVAALRAARAVSRRVRRTRT, from the coding sequence GTGCGGCGTAGCGGCCCGATCGAACCCTTCCGCATCCCCGCGCGCGACGTCCGTCTCCTCGGATATGCGCCCGCCGTGGCCCGGCGGGTCGCCACCCTGTCCGCCGGCCGCTTCGCAGCGAAGATGTTCCGCGGCGATCCGTCCCCGTGGACTTCTGATCCCGCTGCACGCCGCATCGTCAAGAACCGGCTCGGCTGGCTGCGGTCCCCGCAGGAGATGCTGCGCGAGGTCCCGCGACTCGAGGCGTTCGCCGCGAGCGCCCGCGGCGACGGCATGCGCCACGCCGTCCTCCTCGGCATGGGCGGGTCGAGCCTGTGCGTCGAGGTCTTCCGGCGGGTCTTCCCGCCGCCCGCGGGATTTCCCGAAATCATCGTCCTCGATTCGACCGTCCCCGGGGCGGTGCGCCGCGTCGAGTCGGACATCGACCCGGCGAGGACCCTCTTCGTGGTCAGCAGCAAGTCGGGGACGACGGGGGAGACCCTGGCCCTGCAGTCGTACTTCTGGGAGAAGATGCGCCGGCTGCGCGGCGACCTGGCGGGCCGGCACTTCGTGGCGATCACCGATCCCGGCACGCCCCTGTCGGCCGAGGCGTCGGCGCGCGCCTATCGCGCCACGTTCCACAACCCCCCCGACATCGGGGGGCGCTACTCGGCGCTGTCCTATTTCGGCCTCCTGCCGGCGGCGCTGGGCGGCGCCGACATCGCCGCGATCCTCAGGTCCGCGCTCCTGATGCTCGATGCCTGCGGGCCGGCCGCGGCGGCCTCGGACAACCCCGGTCTGATGCTCGGCGCTGCGCTCGGTGTGCTGGCGCGCCGGGGGCGCGACAAGGTCGTCCTGGCCGTGGACCCGGGGCTGAGACCGTTCGGGCTCTGGATCGAACAGCTCCTCGCCGAGAGCACCGGCAAGGAGGGACGGGGTCTCGTCCCGGTCGAAGCCCCCGCCTCACCGGCCGACGCCCGGGCGACGCTCCTCGGACCGGATCGCGTCGCGGTCGTCATGACCCTCGGGAGGAAATCCACGGCCGGTCCGCCCGCGGGGCGCGGCGGGGCCAGGACACCGACGGTCGTCCTGCGGCTGCGCGATCGTTTCGATCTGGGCGCCGCGATGGTGCAGTGGGAGATCGCGACGGCGGTGGCCGGCGCGGTCCTCGGCGTGAACCCGTTCGACGAGCCGAACGTCGCCGAAAGCAAGACGAACACCGCGGCGGCGCTCGCGGAGTTCGACGCGACGGGCGGCCTGCGCGAGGAGGAGCCGGCCCTGGCCGAGGGGCGCGCGCGCGTCTTCCTGGGGGGGATCAAGCTGCCCTCGCGCGGGCCGGCGACTCTCTCCGCCGCCGTCGGCTCGCTCCTGGGCCGAAGACGACGCGGCGACTACATGGCCGTCCTGGCGTTCGTCGACCCCGGAAGCCGCTCTCCGCGCGCGGCCCTCGAGACGATCCGATCCCTCCTTCTGGAGGCCACCGGCTGCGCGGTGACGCTCGGTTACGGCCCGCGCTACCTCCACTCGACCGGCCAGCTCCACAAGGGGGGGCCCAACCGGGGCCTGTTCATCCAGATCGTCCCGGACGACACGATGGTCCTGCCGATTCCTGGCACGCCGCACGATTTCGAAACGTTCAAGCAGGCGCAGGGGCTCGGGGATTACCTGTCGCTGAAGCGGCGTGGTCGCCGCATCGTG